The following coding sequences lie in one Prevotella sp. oral taxon 299 str. F0039 genomic window:
- a CDS encoding OmpA family protein, with protein sequence MKNVKMITLGMCCLTILSCQTKQGTGALIGTGGGAVLGAIIGRIAGNTAVGAAIGGAVGAGAGAIIGRHMDKVAQETAAKVKSAKIEEVTDANGLKAVKVTFDSGILFSTNKAVLSQTSKNDLAKFATILKENRDCHVDIYGHTDSTGNDGINIPLSNSRARSVVNYLESCGVTGSQFKNVQGKGSSEPVASNSTASGRQQNRRVEVYLYASQAMVNAANNGTLR encoded by the coding sequence AAGGGACTGGTGCGCTTATTGGTACTGGAGGCGGTGCCGTTTTAGGTGCTATTATTGGGAGAATTGCAGGTAATACAGCCGTAGGAGCAGCAATTGGTGGAGCTGTAGGAGCAGGTGCTGGTGCAATAATTGGACGTCATATGGATAAAGTTGCCCAAGAAACCGCAGCAAAAGTAAAGAGTGCAAAGATTGAAGAAGTTACAGATGCTAATGGTTTAAAGGCCGTTAAAGTAACATTTGATAGTGGCATTTTATTCTCAACAAATAAGGCAGTATTAAGTCAAACAAGTAAGAATGATCTTGCAAAGTTTGCAACAATATTGAAAGAAAACAGAGATTGCCATGTTGATATCTATGGACATACAGACTCTACAGGTAACGATGGAATCAATATTCCTTTGAGTAATAGTCGTGCTCGTAGCGTTGTTAACTACTTAGAGTCATGTGGCGTAACAGGCTCTCAATTCAAAAACGTACAAGGTAAAGGTAGTTCTGAGCCAGTAGCAAGCAATTCTACTGCTAGTGGCCGTCAACAAAACCGTCGTGTTGAAGTGTATTTGTATGCAAGTCAAGCAATGGTTAATGCTGCCAACAATGGTACTTTAAGATAA
- the mtgA gene encoding monofunctional biosynthetic peptidoglycan transglycosylase gives MRQVQKIIRWILALFFGSSILAVVLYRFIPVYVTPLMIIRCIQHSGDEGGAGIHHSWIPLSEMSKYMPVAVIASEDQRFMMHHGFDYDAIEKAAKHNLKKKGKKLGASTISQQTAKNVFLWPGRSWIRKGFEVYFTALIELMWSKQRIMEVYLNSIEMGKGIYGVSAVAKYHFEANANELTRSDCALIAATLPNPIKFNSALPSAYIRKRQRQILVQMRHVPLMPKEGEDPKEK, from the coding sequence ATGAGACAAGTACAAAAAATTATACGCTGGATACTCGCTTTGTTCTTTGGAAGTAGTATTCTTGCAGTAGTTTTATATCGTTTTATACCCGTATATGTCACCCCATTGATGATTATACGCTGTATACAGCATTCTGGAGATGAAGGAGGAGCAGGCATACATCACTCTTGGATACCTCTTTCTGAGATGTCAAAGTATATGCCTGTCGCTGTTATTGCAAGTGAAGATCAACGTTTCATGATGCATCATGGATTTGATTATGATGCAATAGAGAAAGCGGCAAAACACAATTTAAAGAAGAAAGGCAAGAAGTTGGGCGCAAGTACCATATCTCAACAAACTGCAAAGAATGTGTTTCTTTGGCCTGGTCGTTCGTGGATAAGAAAGGGATTTGAAGTGTATTTCACCGCATTAATTGAACTAATGTGGAGCAAACAGCGTATAATGGAAGTATATCTCAATTCTATTGAAATGGGAAAGGGAATTTATGGGGTTAGTGCTGTTGCTAAATACCATTTCGAAGCCAATGCAAACGAACTAACAAGAAGTGACTGTGCTCTTATAGCAGCAACGCTTCCTAATCCCATTAAGTTCAATAGTGCTCTGCCAAGTGCATATATTCGTAAGCGACAAAGACAAATTTTAGTTCAAATGCGACATGTTCCTTTGATGCCAAAAGAAGGAGAAGACCCAAAAGAAAAATAG
- a CDS encoding purine-nucleoside phosphorylase, producing MYEKIQETASWLKERMTTSPKTAIILGTGLGQLASEITDTYSFSYNDIPNFPVSTVEGHAGRLIFGKLGGKDIMAMEGRFHYYEGYSMKEVTFPQRVMHELGIETLFVSNAAGGMNPEFQIGDLMVITDHINFFPEHPLRGKNFPTGPRFPDMHEAYNKGLIELANSIAKEKGIRLVHGVYMGVSGPTFETPAEYRAFYRLGADAVGMSTVPEVIVACHSGIKVFGMSIITDLGLEGTAVEVSHEEVQIAANKAQPLMTEIMREMIRRS from the coding sequence ATGTACGAAAAAATTCAAGAAACAGCATCTTGGCTAAAAGAAAGGATGACAACAAGTCCAAAAACAGCAATAATATTGGGAACAGGACTAGGACAATTAGCTTCAGAAATAACTGATACTTATAGTTTTTCCTATAACGATATACCAAATTTCCCAGTGTCAACTGTAGAAGGACACGCAGGAAGACTTATATTTGGTAAACTTGGTGGCAAAGATATTATGGCTATGGAGGGTAGATTTCATTATTATGAGGGATACTCAATGAAAGAAGTTACCTTCCCTCAAAGAGTCATGCACGAGCTTGGAATTGAGACTCTTTTTGTGTCAAATGCAGCTGGGGGTATGAATCCTGAGTTTCAAATAGGCGATCTTATGGTGATAACAGACCATATTAACTTCTTCCCCGAACATCCTTTAAGAGGAAAGAACTTCCCTACTGGCCCTCGTTTTCCTGATATGCATGAGGCTTATAACAAAGGACTTATAGAACTAGCAAATAGTATTGCTAAGGAAAAGGGTATCCGTTTGGTTCATGGTGTCTATATGGGTGTAAGCGGACCAACATTCGAAACACCTGCTGAATATCGTGCATTTTATCGTTTAGGCGCTGATGCTGTGGGTATGAGTACTGTTCCTGAGGTTATTGTTGCATGTCATAGTGGTATTAAAGTGTTTGGTATGAGTATTATTACCGATCTTGGATTGGAAGGAACCGCTGTTGAAGTGAGTCATGAGGAAGTGCAAATTGCAGCGAATAAGGCTCAACCTTTGATGACAGAGATTATGCGTGAGATGATTCGTCGCTCATAA
- a CDS encoding ATP-dependent helicase, whose product MNLLNELNEKQREAVEYISGPQLVIAGAGSGKTRVLTYKIAYLIEKGFMPWSILALTFTNKAANEMKERIATLVGEQSARQLQMGTFHSVFSRILRNEAATIGYQRNFTIYDESDSRSLIKTIVKELQLDDKVYKPATISSRISMAKNMLISSEQYASDSELIDRDKRDNIPLTYSIYKIYTQRCVNANCMDFDDLLMNTYRLFKEHETIRQKYANLFSYILVDEYQDTNSVQQHIVSLLTKEKQHICVVGDDAQSIYGFRGANIDNILSFQKVYPDSKLFKLEQNYRSTQNIVQAANGLIKYNKHQIPKDVYSMQEKGEKLVVKEAASDREEASIVCRDINKIRRNFDDEYKDFAILYRTNSQSRSFEDELRKMQIPYVIYGGLSFYQRKEIKDVIAYFRLVVNPSDEEALKRIINYPTRGIGNTTIQKVIDAARLHNVSLWKVISSPAKYNVSLNKGTITKLSGFVNLIRGFIELLDKKDAFVLGMQIIKESGITADIFSSTGVEGLSRQENIQEFINSLQEFVDARKEEGEGDSIGLPDFLQQVALLSDSDSNDDTDNKVSLMTIHASKGLEYPNIFIVGLEENIFPSPMMCDSLRKLEEERRLLYVAITRAEKRCTITFAKNRYRFGNVEFNNRSRFVEELDKKYIEFDDNSNAFSSLKHSSYNAMSMQNNSRMNAQNSHPVASQFMADAKPRIVGLRKPEQKVDPFSERFKQRLVKEGGRLVKVNRLINPSNAETKVESTSTSAGNLKLGTIIEHQRFGKGKVLQLEGTGENAKATVEFANIGTKQLLLKFAKFTIIG is encoded by the coding sequence ATGAATCTTTTGAATGAATTAAATGAAAAGCAAAGAGAAGCGGTTGAATATATATCAGGACCACAGCTTGTTATTGCAGGAGCTGGATCTGGAAAGACACGTGTTCTAACCTATAAAATTGCCTATTTGATAGAAAAAGGCTTTATGCCTTGGAGTATCTTGGCTTTGACTTTCACCAATAAAGCTGCTAATGAGATGAAAGAAAGAATAGCAACTCTAGTGGGAGAGCAGTCTGCACGTCAATTACAAATGGGTACTTTTCATTCTGTTTTTTCACGAATTCTTCGAAACGAAGCAGCTACAATAGGCTATCAGCGTAACTTTACTATCTATGATGAAAGCGATTCACGTTCCTTAATTAAAACTATCGTGAAAGAACTTCAATTAGATGACAAAGTGTATAAGCCCGCAACTATATCTTCAAGAATAAGTATGGCAAAGAATATGCTTATCTCTTCAGAACAATATGCGTCGGATTCTGAACTTATTGACCGAGATAAAAGAGACAATATTCCATTGACATACAGTATATATAAGATTTATACTCAACGATGTGTTAATGCCAATTGTATGGATTTTGATGATCTATTAATGAACACTTATAGATTATTTAAGGAGCATGAAACAATCAGACAAAAGTATGCAAACCTTTTTTCTTATATCTTAGTAGACGAGTATCAAGATACCAATTCAGTGCAACAACATATTGTTAGCTTGTTAACCAAAGAGAAACAACATATTTGTGTTGTTGGAGATGATGCGCAAAGTATCTATGGTTTTCGTGGTGCTAACATAGATAATATATTGAGTTTTCAGAAAGTTTATCCCGATTCAAAACTCTTTAAGCTTGAACAAAACTATCGTTCAACACAGAATATCGTTCAAGCAGCAAACGGATTGATTAAATATAATAAACATCAAATCCCCAAAGATGTTTATAGCATGCAAGAAAAAGGGGAGAAGCTCGTAGTAAAAGAAGCGGCATCAGATAGAGAAGAAGCATCTATTGTTTGTAGAGATATTAATAAAATACGGAGAAATTTTGACGATGAATATAAAGATTTTGCCATTTTATATCGCACGAACTCACAGAGTAGATCTTTTGAAGACGAGCTGAGAAAAATGCAAATCCCATACGTTATTTATGGAGGGCTCAGCTTTTATCAACGAAAAGAGATAAAAGATGTTATTGCATATTTTAGACTTGTTGTTAATCCTTCTGACGAAGAAGCCTTAAAAAGAATTATTAATTATCCTACTCGAGGTATTGGAAACACTACAATTCAAAAGGTTATTGATGCTGCTCGTTTACATAATGTAAGCCTTTGGAAGGTAATTTCTTCACCAGCAAAATACAATGTATCTCTTAATAAGGGTACAATAACAAAACTCTCTGGATTTGTTAACTTAATAAGAGGATTTATAGAGCTACTCGATAAAAAAGATGCTTTTGTATTAGGAATGCAGATTATCAAAGAAAGTGGAATTACTGCAGACATATTTTCGAGTACAGGTGTTGAAGGTTTATCACGTCAAGAGAATATACAAGAATTCATTAATAGTCTTCAAGAGTTTGTAGATGCTCGTAAAGAAGAAGGAGAGGGAGATTCAATTGGATTGCCTGATTTCTTGCAACAGGTTGCTTTATTGTCTGATTCTGATTCAAACGACGATACAGATAATAAAGTTTCATTGATGACGATACATGCTTCAAAGGGATTGGAATATCCCAATATCTTCATTGTTGGATTGGAAGAGAACATCTTTCCCAGTCCTATGATGTGCGATTCTTTGCGTAAGTTAGAAGAAGAAAGACGTCTTTTATATGTTGCTATCACACGAGCAGAGAAGCGTTGTACTATTACTTTTGCTAAAAATAGATATCGCTTTGGTAATGTGGAGTTTAACAATAGAAGTAGATTTGTAGAAGAATTGGATAAAAAATATATCGAATTTGATGATAATAGCAATGCTTTTAGCTCATTAAAGCATAGCTCTTACAATGCAATGTCAATGCAAAATAATTCGAGAATGAATGCTCAAAATAGTCATCCTGTGGCTTCTCAGTTTATGGCAGATGCAAAACCACGTATTGTTGGCTTACGAAAACCAGAACAAAAGGTCGATCCTTTCTCAGAAAGATTTAAGCAACGCTTAGTGAAAGAGGGTGGAAGATTGGTTAAGGTTAATCGTCTGATCAATCCAAGTAATGCTGAAACAAAGGTAGAAAGTACGTCTACTTCTGCAGGTAACTTGAAACTTGGGACAATAATTGAGCATCAACGATTTGGAAAAGGAAAGGTTTTACAATTAGAAGGAACAGGTGAAAATGCCAAAGCAACAGTCGAATTTGCGAATATAGGAACCAAACAATTGCTACTTAAGTTTGCCAAATTCACCATCATAGGTTAA
- the sppA gene encoding signal peptide peptidase SppA translates to MKSFFKSVLATITGLIIFSVIVFIILMISFVGMVASSSSKMAIKNNSVLVLNLSGTIEEQTKENILGQITGNTVNSLGLDQLLSAIQKAKSNDNIKGIYIEAGLLSSGYATLQEVRNALLDFRNSGKWIIAYGDEYTQGAYYVASVANKVLINPEGMLDWHGLAAQPMFIKDAVAKVGVRYNVIKVGKYKSATEMYTEDQMSDANKEQVGRFLNGTWQVLCQSVAKSRGVEVDSLNAYADRLIALEAATQLLSYKLVDGLVYTDQIKPIINKLLGQEPTDVINQVGISDMQQIENSTSDNNEIAVYYAQGTIVQNQAVGLFAQGGDIVSQTVCTDLEKLMKDDNIKAVVIRINSGGGDAYASEQIWHQVTELKAKKPVVISMGDYAASGAYYLSCNANWIIAQPTTLTGSIGIFGVIPDFSGLVNGKLGVKFDEIQTNKNSSFGNVFARPLNQDEVKYLTAKIQRGYSLFRKRVAEGRHLTIEQVEKIAQGHVWLGSDALNIHLVDQLGGLNEAIAKAAQLAKLTNYTTNNYPAQASWLDMFKEAEGRNNYIDEQLRLTLGDLYEPLAMVRVAKQRQMMQAQLPYVLNIK, encoded by the coding sequence ATGAAAAGTTTCTTCAAATCAGTACTTGCCACTATTACTGGACTAATTATTTTTAGCGTTATTGTATTTATAATATTAATGATTTCCTTTGTGGGAATGGTTGCGTCGTCTAGTTCTAAGATGGCAATTAAAAATAATTCAGTACTTGTACTCAATCTTTCAGGTACAATAGAGGAACAAACTAAGGAGAATATACTTGGACAAATAACAGGCAATACGGTCAATTCTTTAGGGTTAGATCAACTACTTTCTGCCATTCAAAAGGCTAAAAGTAATGATAATATAAAAGGTATTTATATCGAAGCAGGATTACTAAGCTCAGGTTATGCAACTCTTCAAGAAGTTAGAAATGCTCTTCTTGACTTTAGAAACTCAGGAAAATGGATTATTGCTTACGGAGATGAATACACTCAAGGAGCTTATTATGTGGCTTCTGTTGCTAATAAAGTACTGATAAATCCAGAAGGAATGCTCGACTGGCATGGTCTTGCTGCTCAGCCAATGTTTATAAAAGATGCCGTTGCTAAAGTGGGAGTGAGATACAATGTTATAAAGGTTGGTAAGTATAAGAGTGCAACAGAGATGTACACCGAAGACCAAATGAGTGATGCAAACAAAGAGCAAGTAGGTCGTTTCCTCAATGGGACATGGCAAGTTTTATGCCAATCTGTTGCAAAGAGCAGAGGGGTAGAGGTAGACTCCTTAAACGCTTATGCTGATAGACTTATCGCTTTAGAAGCTGCAACACAGCTCTTGTCTTATAAACTTGTTGATGGTCTTGTTTATACCGACCAAATTAAGCCCATCATTAATAAACTATTGGGACAAGAACCTACAGATGTTATTAATCAAGTGGGTATATCTGATATGCAGCAAATTGAGAACTCCACAAGTGATAATAATGAAATAGCTGTGTATTATGCTCAAGGAACAATTGTACAAAACCAGGCAGTAGGACTCTTTGCACAAGGAGGTGATATTGTTAGCCAAACAGTGTGCACTGATTTAGAGAAGCTTATGAAAGACGATAATATTAAAGCTGTTGTTATACGTATTAACTCTGGTGGTGGTGATGCATATGCTTCTGAACAAATATGGCATCAAGTTACAGAACTCAAAGCAAAGAAACCAGTTGTTATTTCTATGGGTGATTATGCTGCTTCTGGTGCGTATTACTTAAGTTGTAATGCCAATTGGATTATAGCTCAACCTACAACACTAACAGGAAGTATCGGTATTTTCGGAGTTATTCCTGATTTTAGTGGTTTAGTTAATGGCAAACTAGGAGTGAAGTTCGATGAAATACAAACAAATAAGAATAGTTCTTTTGGTAACGTTTTTGCTCGTCCTTTAAATCAAGATGAGGTAAAATATTTAACTGCAAAGATACAACGAGGATATTCTTTGTTTAGAAAAAGAGTGGCGGAAGGGCGTCATTTAACTATCGAACAAGTCGAAAAGATTGCACAAGGACATGTATGGTTAGGTTCAGATGCACTTAATATTCATTTAGTAGACCAACTCGGAGGATTGAATGAGGCTATTGCTAAGGCTGCACAGCTAGCAAAACTAACCAATTATACTACAAACAACTATCCAGCACAAGCTTCTTGGTTGGATATGTTCAAGGAAGCAGAAGGACGAAATAACTATATTGACGAGCAATTGCGTTTGACCTTAGGTGACTTATACGAACCTCTTGCTATGGTGAGGGTGGCAAAACAACGCCAAATGATGCAGGCTCAACTTCCTTATGTTTTAAATATTAAATAG
- a CDS encoding arylsulfatase, producing the protein MKQTKIIFFLGGLSLLTQSTYSKVKNKPNIIFIMCDDMGYGDLGCYGQPYISTPNIDRLAKNGMRFTQAYAGSPVSAPSRASLMTGQHTGHCEVRGNKEYWKNVPKIKYLDNEDFSVVGQHPYNPDHIILPEIMKDNGYNTGMFGKWAGGYEGSSSTPDKRGVDEFYGFICQFQAHLYYPNFLNRFSKQLGDKETTRVILEENIKYPMFGKDYFKRPQYSADLIHQKALEWIKNQNNNKPFFGILTYTLPHAELVQPDDSIVAHYKQKFFNDKTWGGQEDSRYNPSVYTHAQFAAMITRLDAYVGEIIEVLKKQGLYENTMVVFTSDNGPHEEGGADPTFFGRDGKLRGLKRQCYEGGIRIPFIVSYPKKVTPNTINDHPFAFYDIMPTFCEMIGIKDVQKKYGNKKQTDYFDGISILPTLYGEKEQKKHDFLYWEFDETNQIGVRMSDWKLVVKNGKPHLYNLANDIHEDKDIASIHPDIVKKMIDIIKKEHTDNPYFSVTLPY; encoded by the coding sequence ATGAAACAAACTAAAATAATATTTTTCCTTGGAGGATTGTCTTTATTGACTCAAAGTACCTATTCAAAAGTAAAGAATAAACCTAATATTATCTTTATAATGTGTGATGATATGGGATATGGTGATCTTGGATGCTACGGACAACCTTATATTTCTACCCCTAATATTGATAGGTTAGCAAAGAATGGAATGCGTTTCACACAAGCATACGCAGGAAGTCCTGTAAGTGCACCATCTCGTGCATCCCTAATGACAGGTCAACATACTGGTCATTGTGAAGTTCGTGGAAATAAAGAGTATTGGAAGAATGTTCCCAAAATAAAGTATCTTGATAATGAAGACTTTTCTGTTGTAGGACAACACCCTTACAATCCAGACCACATTATCTTGCCCGAAATAATGAAAGACAATGGCTATAATACTGGAATGTTTGGCAAATGGGCAGGCGGATACGAAGGTTCTTCATCAACACCGGATAAGCGAGGAGTTGATGAATTTTATGGTTTTATATGCCAATTTCAAGCTCATCTCTATTATCCAAATTTCTTAAACAGGTTTAGTAAGCAACTTGGAGATAAGGAAACCACAAGAGTTATTTTAGAAGAAAATATTAAATATCCGATGTTCGGGAAGGATTATTTTAAAAGACCACAATATTCTGCTGACTTAATCCATCAAAAAGCTCTTGAATGGATAAAGAATCAAAATAACAATAAGCCTTTCTTTGGCATTCTCACTTACACCCTACCACACGCAGAACTTGTGCAACCTGACGACTCTATCGTAGCTCATTATAAACAGAAGTTTTTTAATGACAAAACTTGGGGAGGTCAAGAAGACTCTAGATATAACCCGTCAGTATACACACATGCACAATTTGCAGCTATGATTACTCGTTTAGATGCGTATGTTGGAGAAATTATTGAGGTGCTAAAAAAACAGGGATTATACGAAAATACAATGGTTGTATTTACAAGTGACAATGGACCCCACGAAGAAGGAGGTGCAGATCCAACATTCTTTGGAAGAGATGGCAAACTAAGAGGATTAAAACGCCAATGCTATGAAGGTGGAATTAGAATTCCTTTTATTGTTAGCTATCCTAAAAAAGTTACCCCAAACACTATAAACGACCATCCATTTGCTTTCTATGATATTATGCCTACATTCTGTGAAATGATTGGAATCAAAGATGTTCAAAAGAAATATGGCAACAAAAAGCAAACTGATTATTTTGATGGAATATCTATTCTGCCTACTCTTTATGGAGAAAAAGAACAAAAGAAGCACGACTTTTTATATTGGGAATTTGATGAAACCAATCAAATTGGCGTGAGAATGAGCGACTGGAAGTTAGTGGTAAAAAATGGAAAACCTCATCTTTATAATCTAGCAAATGATATTCATGAAGATAAAGACATTGCCAGTATACATCCTGATATAGTAAAAAAAATGATAGATATCATTAAAAAAGAACACACCGACAATCCTTATTTTAGTGTAACTCTACCCTATTAA
- the rpsO gene encoding 30S ribosomal protein S15 — protein sequence MYLDQAKKQEIFGQYGKSNTDTGSAESQIALFSYRISHLTEHLKKNRKDYTTARSLTKLVGKRRALLDYLYDRDIERYRAIIKALGLRR from the coding sequence ATGTATTTAGATCAAGCAAAAAAACAAGAAATCTTTGGACAATACGGAAAGTCTAACACTGATACTGGATCAGCAGAAAGCCAGATAGCATTGTTCTCATACCGTATTTCCCACTTGACGGAACATCTTAAAAAGAACCGTAAAGATTATACAACTGCACGTTCTTTGACAAAGTTAGTTGGTAAGCGTCGTGCTTTACTTGACTATCTTTATGACAGAGACATTGAACGTTATCGTGCAATTATCAAGGCTTTAGGTCTTCGTCGATAA
- the lpxK gene encoding tetraacyldisaccharide 4'-kinase encodes MRIEGDFIKINDWLLPFSWLYGLAVRFRNQLFEIGILKSKTYKIPIISIGNITVGGAGKTPHVEYLVRLLKDQVKVAVLSRGYKRKSKGFQLATKDSSIFEIGDEPFQMKEKYPDVYVAVDKDRCNGIDQITSEEETKDTDVILLDDAFQHRYVKPGINVLLIDYHRLIIYDKLLPAGRLREPQEGKSRADIVIITKCPKDLKPMEFRVLTKAMDLYPYQSLFFTTIDYCDLKLLFKEKQQPLDSITNDTNVLLLTGIASPKQIIVDLQQYTNKIKSLSYSDHHQFTDKDLQEVIATYKSMPSPKMIITTEKDATRLRHLESELEELKDSLYVLPIMVSFMLDQQELFNNKITSYVRKNSRNSILAKRKDDNKSKNSNNIGNRTRTISFRNN; translated from the coding sequence ATGAGAATCGAAGGTGATTTTATAAAAATAAACGACTGGCTTCTGCCTTTTAGTTGGTTATATGGGCTTGCAGTTCGATTCAGAAATCAACTATTTGAAATAGGAATTCTTAAAAGTAAGACCTATAAGATACCTATTATATCTATAGGAAATATAACAGTGGGTGGTGCAGGTAAAACTCCTCACGTTGAATATCTTGTTCGTTTACTTAAAGATCAAGTGAAAGTGGCAGTATTATCCCGTGGGTATAAGCGTAAAAGTAAAGGGTTTCAGCTTGCAACAAAAGATTCTTCAATCTTTGAAATAGGAGATGAACCATTTCAGATGAAAGAGAAATATCCTGATGTTTACGTTGCAGTAGATAAAGATAGATGCAATGGTATAGACCAAATTACAAGTGAAGAGGAAACAAAAGATACTGATGTTATTCTTTTAGATGATGCTTTCCAACATCGATATGTGAAACCTGGTATCAATGTTTTATTGATAGATTATCATCGATTGATTATATATGACAAGTTATTGCCTGCTGGTCGATTAAGAGAGCCACAAGAAGGAAAGTCGAGAGCGGATATTGTTATCATAACAAAGTGCCCTAAAGACCTTAAACCAATGGAGTTTAGAGTTCTAACAAAAGCAATGGATCTCTACCCATATCAAAGCTTATTCTTTACAACAATTGATTATTGCGACTTAAAATTATTGTTTAAAGAGAAACAACAGCCTCTTGATTCAATAACAAACGATACCAATGTACTATTATTAACGGGTATTGCTTCGCCAAAGCAAATCATAGTTGACTTGCAACAATACACCAATAAAATAAAATCTTTATCGTATAGTGACCATCATCAATTTACTGATAAGGATTTACAGGAGGTGATAGCGACCTATAAAAGTATGCCTTCCCCTAAAATGATTATAACAACAGAGAAGGATGCCACACGATTGAGACATTTAGAATCAGAATTAGAAGAGTTGAAAGATTCGTTATATGTGTTACCAATTATGGTATCTTTTATGCTTGATCAACAAGAATTATTTAATAACAAAATAACAAGTTATGTACGAAAAAATTCAAGAAACAGCATCTTGGCTAAAAGAAAGGATGACAACAAGTCCAAAAACAGCAATAATATTGGGAACAGGACTAGGACAATTAGCTTCAGAAATAACTGA
- the thiL gene encoding thiamine-phosphate kinase — MTDISKLGEFGLINHLTKDIKPQNESTLYGIGDDCAVLHYPSSEVLLSTDMLMEGVHFDLTYIDLQHLGYKSAMVNISDIFAMNGTPKQITVSLALSKRFTVEDLEMFYSGVRAACEKWNVDIVGGDTTSSYTGLAISITCIGEANKEDIVYRNGAKDTDLICVSGDLGAAYMGLQLLEREKVVYYQQVDEARKNNNQSLLDELRNFQPDFAGKEYLLQRQLQTEARGDIIKQLKEENIHPTAMIDVSDGLSSELIHICKQSNCGCRVYEKNIPIDYQTAIMAEELNMNVTTCALNGGEDYELLFTVPIGDHEKISNMQNVKIIGHITKPEFGMQLVTRDNNEFELKAQGWNPIKD, encoded by the coding sequence ATGACAGATATTTCAAAACTTGGTGAGTTTGGATTGATCAATCACCTAACAAAAGATATAAAACCACAAAACGAATCAACTCTTTATGGTATTGGAGATGATTGTGCGGTATTGCATTATCCATCTAGCGAGGTTCTTCTTTCTACTGATATGTTGATGGAGGGTGTTCATTTTGATCTTACTTATATAGATCTTCAACACCTTGGATACAAGTCGGCTATGGTTAATATTAGTGATATCTTCGCCATGAATGGCACACCAAAGCAGATTACGGTTAGCTTGGCACTTAGTAAACGTTTTACTGTTGAGGATTTAGAGATGTTCTATAGCGGAGTAAGAGCAGCGTGTGAAAAGTGGAATGTGGATATTGTTGGAGGAGATACAACCTCTTCTTATACAGGTTTAGCAATTAGTATCACCTGTATTGGTGAGGCCAATAAAGAAGATATCGTATATAGAAACGGGGCTAAAGATACTGACTTGATTTGCGTTTCTGGAGATCTTGGTGCTGCATATATGGGACTTCAGTTGCTAGAAAGAGAGAAAGTGGTTTACTATCAGCAAGTAGACGAAGCGAGAAAGAACAACAATCAAAGTCTGCTTGACGAGCTTCGAAACTTTCAACCCGATTTTGCTGGTAAAGAATATCTATTACAACGACAGCTACAAACAGAGGCTAGGGGAGATATTATTAAGCAATTAAAAGAAGAAAATATCCATCCCACTGCAATGATTGATGTTTCTGATGGTTTAAGTAGCGAGCTTATTCATATCTGTAAGCAAAGTAATTGTGGCTGCAGAGTATATGAAAAAAATATTCCTATCGACTATCAAACTGCTATAATGGCTGAAGAGTTGAATATGAATGTTACGACTTGTGCTCTTAATGGTGGTGAAGATTATGAACTATTATTTACTGTTCCCATTGGAGATCATGAGAAAATAAGTAACATGCAGAATGTAAAAATTATTGGACACATCACAAAGCCTGAGTTTGGAATGCAATTGGTTACACGAGATAATAATGAGTTTGAATTGAAAGCACAAGGTTGGAACCCGATAAAAGACTAA